A single genomic interval of Pyrobaculum arsenaticum DSM 13514 harbors:
- a CDS encoding PaREP1 family protein has translation MAEARKRGIDVEYVIISALSKAMGADPAEEAKAHLELAMRYLEEAEKLEDPVQASEKAYKAFEEAVKAAAIYLGLEEARLAEREGRWRAATFFSAIRKLEKKFGIEFRLAAREAWFLHVEGFHEGRLSLEEVKESLTYVRRGINLVAAAVR, from the coding sequence ATGGCAGAGGCCAGGAAGAGGGGAATAGACGTGGAATATGTCATCATTTCAGCCCTATCAAAGGCCATGGGGGCAGACCCGGCTGAAGAGGCAAAGGCCCATTTAGAGTTGGCAATGCGGTATTTAGAAGAGGCGGAGAAATTAGAGGATCCCGTACAGGCCTCTGAAAAGGCATATAAGGCCTTTGAGGAGGCGGTTAAGGCCGCCGCGATTTATCTGGGTCTCGAAGAGGCGAGGCTAGCAGAACGAGAGGGTCGGTGGAGGGCCGCTACTTTTTTCTCCGCCATTAGGAAGTTGGAGAAGAAATTCGGCATAGAATTTCGCCTAGCCGCACGGGAGGCTTGGTTTCTACACGTAGAAGGGTTTCACGAGGGGAGACTAAGTCTTGAAGAGGTGAAAGAGAGTTTGACATATGTGAGGCGCGGGATCAACCTCGTGGCCGCAGCGGTGCGCTGA
- a CDS encoding nascent polypeptide-associated complex protein, with protein MIPTSPKDLERLLKRMGIKVEEVDAAYVEIRLRNGEVLRINNPTVALMRMPNKVLAFQIQTSESSVQKIAPAPQPQPASEYVPSEEDIALVAEQTGAPREEVVKALIEAKGDLVQAAMKLMSKKQSNL; from the coding sequence ATGATTCCCACAAGTCCTAAGGATCTAGAGAGGCTACTGAAGCGAATGGGCATTAAGGTGGAGGAGGTAGACGCCGCCTACGTAGAGATAAGGCTGAGAAACGGCGAGGTTTTACGTATTAACAACCCCACCGTGGCTCTTATGAGGATGCCTAATAAGGTGTTGGCGTTCCAGATACAGACTTCAGAGAGCTCAGTGCAGAAAATCGCGCCGGCCCCCCAGCCTCAGCCAGCGTCGGAGTACGTGCCAAGCGAGGAGGACATCGCGCTTGTCGCCGAACAGACTGGCGCGCCGAGGGAGGAGGTGGTGAAAGCTCTCATAGAGGCCAAAGGCGACCTGGTGCAAGCCGCCATGAAGCTGATGTCAAAAAAACAGTCAAATTTATAA
- a CDS encoding 50S ribosomal protein L5 codes for MPSWKELVLVKQHPMQRIFIEKVVVNIGVGTGGERLEKAAELLKELTGAEPSRRRAKRSIKDFGIRKGEPIGVMVTLRRDQAVNFLMRALQAVNNRVKRTSFDDRGNVCFGIKEHILLPGVKYDPAVGIWGMDVCVKLAKPGLRVQLRRRRRSKVGKKQLVTREEAVEFFQKVLGVQVD; via the coding sequence ATGCCCAGCTGGAAGGAGCTGGTGCTCGTAAAACAGCACCCAATGCAGAGGATCTTCATCGAGAAGGTCGTCGTGAACATCGGAGTTGGGACCGGCGGCGAGAGGCTAGAAAAGGCGGCTGAACTGTTAAAAGAACTAACGGGGGCAGAGCCCTCTAGGAGGAGGGCGAAGCGGTCGATTAAGGACTTCGGCATTAGGAAGGGGGAGCCGATAGGCGTGATGGTCACGCTGAGGAGAGACCAGGCAGTCAACTTCTTAATGAGGGCGTTGCAGGCGGTGAACAACCGCGTAAAGAGGACCAGCTTCGACGACAGGGGGAACGTCTGCTTCGGCATCAAGGAGCACATCCTCCTACCCGGCGTCAAGTACGACCCAGCTGTTGGAATATGGGGCATGGACGTCTGCGTGAAGCTAGCAAAGCCGGGGCTCAGGGTGCAACTGAGGAGAAGGAGGAGGAGTAAAGTAGGCAAAAAACAGCTCGTCACCAGGGAGGAGGCAGTAGAATTCTTCCAGAAGGTTCTAGGCGTACAGGTTGACTAG
- a CDS encoding metallophosphoesterase: MLVVAISDSHDNVIAIRRVGEEARRRGVKLILHAGDWVSPFAARFLREAVGEGVRIVGVWGNNEGERPYFLETARKYGVEIAGDAAELEVSGRKIAVYHGTSPVLLRALAESDLYDVVIYGHTHQASLERRGRTLVVNPGELCGCLTGRSSYALIDLAKLEADLVFLT; the protein is encoded by the coding sequence ATGCTAGTGGTTGCCATTTCAGACAGCCATGACAACGTCATAGCTATTAGGCGGGTTGGTGAGGAGGCGAGGCGCAGGGGGGTTAAGCTGATCCTGCATGCCGGAGACTGGGTGTCGCCATTTGCCGCTAGGTTTTTAAGGGAGGCGGTGGGCGAGGGGGTAAGGATAGTTGGCGTATGGGGCAACAACGAGGGGGAGAGACCCTATTTTCTAGAAACGGCGCGGAAATACGGCGTTGAAATCGCTGGCGACGCCGCGGAGCTGGAGGTCAGCGGCAGGAAAATAGCGGTGTACCACGGCACATCGCCCGTGTTGCTGAGGGCGTTGGCTGAGTCCGACCTCTACGACGTGGTGATCTACGGCCACACCCACCAAGCCTCGCTGGAGAGGAGGGGGAGGACGCTGGTGGTGAACCCCGGGGAGCTGTGCGGTTGCCTAACCGGCAGGTCGAGCTACGCCCTTATAGACTTGGCGAAGCTGGAGGCCGATTTGGTATTTCTCACGTGA
- a CDS encoding alpha/beta hydrolase family protein, translating into MGKAVAFHGYRSSPENIGWLIAPLREAGFNVVMPFIRDVDDGYEEGLKELPADVVAGHSMGGTVALLLAARNPGSVKCVIAVASPVDRRLQLQYLLQSEDPYLKKLANQLASLGNKLEQTSPSRFIGNGMPPVLYIRGSEDRVVPRTHVDILAGLSDRFNFPLEVVEIEGMAHSPQREDHVAAVADAVKKFVAKYCAP; encoded by the coding sequence ATGGGTAAGGCGGTTGCTTTCCACGGATACAGAAGCTCCCCGGAAAACATCGGCTGGCTTATAGCCCCGCTCCGCGAGGCGGGGTTCAACGTCGTGATGCCGTTTATTAGAGATGTGGATGACGGCTACGAGGAGGGGCTGAAGGAGCTACCTGCGGACGTGGTGGCGGGCCACAGCATGGGGGGCACAGTGGCGCTCCTACTGGCGGCCCGGAACCCCGGCAGTGTTAAATGTGTAATTGCGGTGGCTTCCCCCGTCGATAGGAGGTTACAACTGCAGTACCTGCTTCAGTCGGAGGATCCTTACCTGAAAAAGTTGGCTAACCAACTCGCCTCCCTTGGAAATAAGCTGGAGCAGACGTCACCCTCCCGCTTTATTGGCAACGGGATGCCGCCTGTGCTCTACATAAGAGGCTCCGAGGATCGGGTCGTGCCCAGGACCCACGTCGACATCCTCGCCGGGCTGTCAGACCGCTTTAACTTCCCCCTCGAGGTCGTTGAGATAGAGGGCATGGCGCATAGCCCACAGAGAGAGGACCACGTGGCCGCCGTTGCTGATGCGGTGAAAAAGTTTGTGGCAAAGTACTGCGCCCCCTAG
- a CDS encoding proteasome assembly chaperone family protein translates to MRLEVKISGLPRDKKNILVMACPEPSLAGVIAVEYLIDALKMEEIGAIKITEMPPVIAVVNGAAKLPHRLFYSKEAGILAIRQHVPIPPQIYAEFIHKVLDWAEENKVKLVVCLSAMPAAGEKESENVYFVTEEGLVEKFKQYGFEPIKEATVTGLEGAYLDAVLGRSIDGALIIAESKLLTAIKRLVDSGKIATHRDVMLILNDLVGRVGPDVGAALKLINAVAKLADIQIDTAKLQEHATRYAFLIEKNIEAILKPAEAMAPARREVPLVF, encoded by the coding sequence ATGCGTCTCGAAGTAAAGATCAGCGGACTGCCGCGGGACAAAAAGAACATCCTCGTGATGGCTTGCCCCGAGCCCTCGCTGGCAGGTGTCATAGCAGTTGAGTATCTAATAGATGCGCTTAAGATGGAGGAGATAGGGGCAATTAAAATCACGGAGATGCCTCCAGTAATCGCCGTCGTCAACGGCGCGGCGAAACTGCCTCACAGACTGTTCTACTCGAAAGAGGCGGGCATCCTTGCCATTAGGCAACACGTTCCCATACCGCCGCAGATCTACGCTGAGTTCATCCACAAGGTCCTAGATTGGGCCGAGGAAAACAAGGTAAAACTCGTGGTCTGCCTATCGGCCATGCCAGCTGCCGGCGAGAAGGAAAGTGAAAACGTCTACTTCGTCACGGAGGAGGGCCTAGTGGAGAAGTTTAAGCAGTACGGCTTCGAGCCTATAAAAGAGGCCACCGTGACCGGACTCGAGGGGGCATACCTAGACGCAGTGCTCGGCAGGAGCATAGACGGCGCACTCATAATCGCCGAGTCTAAGCTACTCACCGCCATAAAGAGGCTGGTAGACAGCGGCAAAATCGCCACCCACCGCGACGTGATGCTTATACTCAACGACCTTGTCGGGCGGGTCGGCCCTGACGTAGGCGCCGCGTTGAAGCTAATAAACGCTGTGGCTAAGCTCGCAGATATCCAAATAGACACGGCAAAGTTGCAAGAGCACGCAACTAGGTATGCCTTCCTCATCGAGAAGAACATAGAGGCCATCTTAAAGCCGGCGGAGGCCATGGCGCCGGCGAGGCGCGAGGTGCCGCTGGTGTTCTAA
- a CDS encoding DUF2192 domain-containing protein: protein METAKQLHKDRIEAALILLERVLNGFITSRSALVAELQEIYKSKRIEPFRGLSKEGVYDKEVATVYLVGVYGTGILAPGDFDNVFYIENRSLEAVEIIRNVGEVVTQETAESLRRKTDEIKGKSEEDKVFRVLRLVFTGTILGYYPEMLLVKAIKTYEVVYPSLAERLVNYAAFYSAYKIAEEIALGKIRSADSLKILKYTYCLKMGFQQCKPSDRLIAEVAHHIYKVDKSTLSKLFAKGALPKLG, encoded by the coding sequence ATGGAGACGGCAAAACAGCTACACAAGGATAGGATCGAAGCCGCCCTCATCCTCCTAGAGAGGGTTCTCAACGGGTTCATAACCTCCCGCTCCGCCCTAGTGGCTGAGTTGCAGGAGATATACAAATCAAAAAGGATAGAGCCTTTCCGCGGCCTTTCCAAAGAAGGAGTCTACGACAAGGAGGTCGCAACGGTCTACCTTGTCGGCGTTTACGGAACTGGGATATTAGCCCCAGGAGACTTCGACAATGTTTTCTACATAGAAAACAGAAGCCTAGAGGCCGTCGAGATTATCCGCAACGTAGGCGAAGTTGTCACCCAGGAAACAGCGGAGTCCCTAAGGCGGAAGACGGACGAGATAAAAGGCAAGTCAGAAGAAGACAAGGTTTTCAGAGTGCTAAGGCTGGTCTTTACAGGGACAATACTCGGCTACTACCCAGAGATGCTCCTAGTAAAGGCGATCAAGACATACGAAGTAGTCTACCCAAGCCTCGCCGAGCGGCTCGTGAACTACGCCGCGTTCTACAGCGCGTATAAAATAGCAGAGGAGATAGCGCTGGGGAAAATAAGGAGCGCCGACAGTTTAAAAATCCTGAAATACACCTACTGCCTCAAGATGGGCTTCCAGCAGTGCAAACCCAGCGACCGCCTAATAGCGGAGGTCGCCCACCACATATACAAAGTCGACAAATCAACACTCTCGAAGCTATTCGCAAAGGGCGCCCTGCCTAAACTAGGCTAG
- a CDS encoding 50S ribosomal protein L16 has protein sequence MPVRPARCYRRIKGPPYTREEYIHGAPMIQIPKFDMGTTSAAARATFPMVAKLIVEERGQIRMQALEAARQMASKYLTKYVGDANYYLRLNVIPHHVLRENRMLAMAGADRLQEGMRLAFGSPAGRAARVEPGQILFYAEFKPEHLAHIKEAFRRAASKLPLPTRIVIEPKGDGDGKTATQG, from the coding sequence ATGCCAGTAAGGCCGGCGAGGTGCTACAGGAGGATTAAGGGGCCCCCTTACACTAGGGAGGAGTACATACACGGAGCGCCGATGATCCAGATACCTAAGTTCGACATGGGCACCACAAGCGCCGCGGCGAGGGCCACCTTCCCCATGGTAGCCAAGCTCATCGTAGAGGAGCGAGGCCAAATAAGAATGCAGGCCTTAGAGGCGGCTAGACAGATGGCGTCTAAGTACCTCACCAAATACGTCGGAGACGCAAACTACTACCTCAGACTCAACGTAATCCCCCACCACGTGTTGCGCGAAAACAGAATGCTTGCCATGGCGGGCGCAGACCGTCTCCAAGAGGGGATGAGGCTGGCCTTCGGCTCCCCGGCTGGCAGAGCCGCCAGAGTGGAGCCGGGCCAGATACTCTTCTACGCCGAGTTCAAGCCAGAGCACCTTGCCCACATAAAAGAGGCGTTTAGGCGAGCCGCGTCAAAACTACCGTTGCCCACGAGAATCGTGATAGAGCCAAAGGGCGATGGAGACGGCAAAACAGCTACACAAGGATAG